A single genomic interval of Barnesiella intestinihominis YIT 11860 harbors:
- the ruvB gene encoding Holliday junction branch migration DNA helicase RuvB codes for MENNRFDIREQKISDTEREFEKALRPLAFDDFNGQEKIIENLRVFVMAARMRQEPLDHVLLHGPPGLGKTTLANIVANELGVGFKITSGPVLDKPGDLAGLLTSLEENDVLFIDEIHRLSPVVEEYLYSAMEDFRIDIMIDKGPSARSIQIELNPFTLVGATTRSGLLTSPLRARFGINCHLEYYDHAVLTHIIERSAKLLCVPCTHEAATEIAMRSRGTPRIGNALLRRVRDFAQVKGSGSIDLEIARYSLEALNIDKYGLDEIDNKILSVIIDKFKGGPVGLTTIATALGEDPGTLEEVYEPYLIKEGFIKRTPRGREVTDLAYTHLNRRRISEQGTLF; via the coding sequence GTGGAAAATAATCGATTCGACATAAGAGAGCAAAAAATTTCGGATACCGAGCGTGAGTTCGAGAAAGCTCTGCGTCCGTTGGCATTCGACGATTTTAACGGACAGGAGAAAATTATAGAGAACCTACGGGTTTTCGTCATGGCGGCGCGGATGCGCCAAGAGCCGCTCGATCATGTATTGTTGCATGGCCCTCCCGGATTGGGGAAGACCACACTCGCCAATATCGTGGCTAACGAGTTGGGGGTGGGTTTCAAAATAACGTCGGGACCGGTACTCGACAAGCCCGGTGATTTAGCTGGATTGTTGACTTCGTTGGAGGAAAACGATGTGTTGTTTATCGATGAGATTCATCGTCTGAGTCCGGTAGTGGAGGAATATCTTTACTCGGCGATGGAAGATTTCCGTATCGATATTATGATCGACAAAGGGCCGAGCGCGCGTTCCATACAGATAGAATTGAATCCTTTTACGCTGGTGGGTGCGACTACCCGAAGCGGGTTATTGACGAGTCCGTTGCGTGCCCGATTCGGGATAAACTGTCATTTGGAATATTACGATCATGCCGTATTGACTCATATTATAGAGCGGTCGGCCAAGCTGTTGTGTGTGCCTTGTACGCATGAGGCGGCTACCGAGATCGCAATGCGCAGTCGTGGAACGCCTCGTATCGGGAATGCCTTGTTGCGTCGTGTTCGTGATTTTGCCCAAGTGAAAGGGTCGGGGAGTATCGATTTGGAGATAGCACGGTATTCTTTGGAAGCGTTGAACATCGATAAATACGGGCTCGACGAGATCGACAATAAGATACTTTCGGTCATTATCGATAAATTCAAAGGCGGCCCCGTAGGGTTGACGACTATTGCGACGGCTTTGGGCGAGGATCCCGGAACGTTGGAGGAGGTATATGAACCGTATTTGATTAAAGAGGGATTTATCAAGCGTACGCCCCGGGGACGCGAGGTGACCGATTTGGCTTATACCCATTTGAATCGGCGACGGATTTCGGAGCAGGGTACATTGTTTTAA